The Exiguobacterium aurantiacum DSM 6208 genome includes a window with the following:
- the cls gene encoding cardiolipin synthase, translating into MDWSVIISWGLYIVLGLNLLFALAVIFAERRDVGATWAWLLVLFFLPILGFIIYLFLGRQLKKDNFFNLSVEERSFHSLQVESQIEQLRRKETALQQPLFEKYEQLLEMNLRSSKSLVSVHNKSAIMHDGEQKFKALMDDIRNAETEINVQYYIIQRDALGKALIHELIERAKAGVKVRLLYDAVGSRSLRNSDFKELIAHNGEVRVFFPPTLGLINFKLNNRNHRKLVIIDGKIGYVGGFNVGTEYLGLVEKFGYWRDTHLRVEGDVVYHLQHRFILDWNYSGHDKHDPENTFCFARHDISDKSPMQIVTSGPNSDTEHLKNMMIKMIMSAKHRVIIQTPYFIPDASFMDACKMALLSGVEMNIMIPGKPDHPFVMWASLSFLGELLDYGANVYMYDQGFLHAKTLVVDDEIATVGTTNLDARSFRLNFEVNALIYDKQVALELASLFESDIAVSRRYTVEDYAERKWTVRMREGVSRLLSPIL; encoded by the coding sequence ATGGATTGGTCCGTCATCATCAGTTGGGGACTATATATCGTCCTCGGATTGAACTTATTATTCGCGCTTGCCGTCATCTTCGCAGAACGCCGTGACGTCGGGGCGACGTGGGCGTGGTTGCTCGTCCTTTTCTTCTTGCCGATTCTCGGCTTCATCATCTACTTATTTTTAGGGCGCCAGCTGAAGAAAGACAACTTCTTCAACTTGAGCGTCGAGGAGCGTTCGTTCCACTCGCTTCAAGTCGAAAGTCAAATCGAACAGTTGCGGCGGAAAGAGACCGCGTTGCAACAACCGTTGTTCGAGAAGTATGAACAATTGCTAGAGATGAACTTGCGGTCCTCCAAATCGCTCGTCAGCGTCCACAACAAGTCAGCCATCATGCACGACGGTGAACAGAAGTTCAAGGCGCTCATGGACGATATTCGCAACGCCGAGACCGAAATCAATGTTCAGTATTACATCATTCAGCGCGACGCCCTCGGTAAGGCGCTCATCCACGAATTGATCGAACGGGCCAAAGCCGGTGTGAAAGTACGCCTGTTATATGACGCCGTCGGTTCGCGCAGCTTGCGCAACTCCGATTTTAAAGAACTGATCGCCCATAATGGTGAGGTCCGGGTCTTCTTCCCGCCGACACTCGGGCTGATCAACTTCAAACTGAACAACCGTAACCACCGCAAGCTCGTCATCATCGACGGGAAGATCGGGTACGTCGGCGGATTCAACGTCGGGACCGAGTATCTCGGCCTCGTCGAAAAGTTCGGGTATTGGCGCGACACGCATCTCCGGGTCGAAGGCGACGTCGTTTACCACCTTCAGCATCGCTTCATCTTGGATTGGAATTATTCCGGTCACGACAAGCACGACCCTGAGAACACGTTCTGTTTCGCCCGCCATGACATCTCGGACAAGTCACCGATGCAAATCGTGACGAGCGGCCCGAACTCGGACACGGAGCATTTGAAGAACATGATGATCAAAATGATCATGTCGGCGAAGCATCGCGTCATCATCCAGACGCCGTACTTCATTCCCGACGCGAGTTTCATGGATGCCTGTAAGATGGCGCTCCTCTCCGGCGTCGAGATGAACATCATGATTCCCGGGAAACCGGACCATCCGTTCGTCATGTGGGCGTCGCTGTCGTTCCTCGGCGAGCTGCTCGATTACGGGGCAAACGTCTATATGTACGACCAAGGCTTCTTGCATGCGAAGACGCTCGTCGTCGATGATGAGATTGCGACGGTCGGGACGACGAACCTCGATGCCCGCAGTTTCCGCTTGAACTTCGAAGTGAACGCCCTCATTTATGACAAACAAGTCGCCCTCGAACTCGCCTCGTTGTTCGAGTCGGACATCGCTGTCAGCCGTCGCTATACGGTCGAGGATTACGCCGAACGGAAATGGACCGTCCGGATGCGGGAAGGTGTCTCTCGCCTGTTGAGTCCGATTCTATAA
- a CDS encoding OsmC family protein — protein sequence MNMKVNWKQGMAFESMTPSGHQVTLDAGEDVGGLNQGPRPTEMLLQATAACTGIDIVSILHKMRLPLEHFEMEIDGVRATEHPKRFTAIHILYVLGGDMPEERVRRAIELSVDRYCSVSHSLNATLTYSYQLNGGEVVLFRA from the coding sequence ATGAATATGAAAGTGAATTGGAAACAAGGGATGGCGTTTGAGTCGATGACGCCATCAGGCCATCAGGTCACGCTTGACGCGGGGGAAGACGTCGGCGGATTGAATCAAGGGCCGCGGCCGACCGAGATGCTCTTGCAGGCGACGGCCGCTTGTACCGGCATCGATATCGTCTCGATCTTGCACAAGATGCGCTTGCCGCTCGAACACTTTGAGATGGAGATCGACGGGGTACGGGCGACGGAACATCCGAAACGGTTCACGGCGATTCACATCCTATACGTGCTCGGAGGCGACATGCCCGAAGAGCGTGTCCGCCGAGCGATCGAACTATCGGTCGACCGCTATTGCTCCGTCTCGCACAGCTTGAATGCGACGCTCACGTACAGTTACCAACTGAACGGGGGCGAGGTCGTCTTGTTCAGAGCGTAA
- a CDS encoding GGDEF domain-containing protein has translation MADPREHQDAITARIDPSSWDELPIGLFAFDLGGRIINYNDAFIELLGVSVTTGLAFERCTSPQLNLVEASNRVLSGETVRVSGWYHGPERQPRFIRATMSPSVQHDGHITGGVGIIEDATEQRRYEERMEHLSSLDPLTELYNRKKVNDLLAAVAENPSQSSDAAVIMLDIDYFKLVNDTFGHPTGDLVLRAIAQLLRRNIRKTDAIGRWGGEEFLIVAPHSTLSEGVRLADKLRQKVNDEPFGPVPHVTCSFGVSSFEGGKSVEQVLKDADEALYVAKNMGRNQVSSKR, from the coding sequence ATGGCTGATCCTAGAGAACATCAAGACGCAATCACAGCACGAATCGATCCTTCCTCATGGGACGAACTTCCGATCGGTCTGTTCGCGTTCGATCTCGGTGGACGGATCATCAACTATAACGATGCCTTCATCGAACTGTTGGGCGTATCCGTAACGACCGGCCTTGCATTCGAGCGTTGTACGTCACCCCAACTGAATTTGGTCGAGGCGTCAAACCGGGTTCTCTCCGGGGAAACGGTCCGTGTATCCGGCTGGTACCACGGTCCGGAACGACAACCTCGTTTCATCCGGGCGACGATGTCGCCGAGTGTTCAGCACGACGGACACATTACAGGAGGCGTGGGGATCATCGAAGATGCGACGGAACAACGCCGCTATGAGGAACGGATGGAGCACCTGTCCTCACTCGATCCGCTCACCGAGCTGTACAACCGAAAGAAAGTGAACGACTTGTTGGCGGCGGTCGCTGAAAATCCGAGTCAATCGTCGGATGCGGCCGTCATCATGCTAGATATCGATTATTTCAAGCTCGTCAACGATACGTTCGGTCATCCGACCGGGGACCTCGTCCTTCGCGCCATCGCCCAGCTTCTGAGACGTAACATTCGAAAGACTGATGCGATTGGTCGCTGGGGAGGGGAAGAATTTCTAATCGTCGCCCCCCATTCGACCTTGTCGGAAGGTGTCCGGCTTGCAGATAAGCTCCGTCAAAAAGTGAACGATGAACCGTTCGGTCCGGTCCCTCACGTGACGTGTTCGTTCGGTGTCAGTTCGTTCGAAGGAGGGAAGTCGGTCGAGCAAGTGTTGAAAGACGCTGACGAGGCGTTATATGTGGCCAAAAACATGGGCCGGAACCAAGTATCAAGCAAACGATGA
- a CDS encoding PilZ domain-containing protein — protein sequence MRYRRQETFRYILPNPRIVPYRLVWEDKELHDGEGMLLNISAHGLKLRCDYLFPLSDGLKVEVVLDLVPMLQAIELTGHVRHRSQIGSMYDYGILLETNSDEAQQLVTMIKSYARENK from the coding sequence ATGCGTTATCGACGCCAAGAGACATTCCGTTACATCTTACCGAACCCTCGAATTGTTCCGTATCGCCTCGTTTGGGAAGACAAAGAACTTCACGACGGCGAAGGGATGTTGTTGAACATTAGCGCCCATGGCTTAAAACTGCGATGTGATTATTTATTTCCGTTGTCCGATGGTTTGAAAGTAGAAGTCGTTCTCGATCTCGTCCCGATGTTGCAAGCGATCGAACTGACCGGGCATGTCCGGCACCGCAGTCAAATCGGCAGCATGTACGACTACGGCATTTTACTCGAAACAAATTCGGACGAGGCACAACAGCTCGTCACGATGATCAAATCATACGCCCGCGAGAACAAATGA
- a CDS encoding Gfo/Idh/MocA family protein, with protein sequence MINTILVGFGFSATTFHLPFLKELDEYNVVGVVSSRPDDVHHHLPNVHVYASLEAALQSEATLFIITTPSHLHKDMVEACLKAGKDVLVEKPAFLTVAEGEALRHLEENSQGIVNVFHNRRMDGDFLTVKALLEGAEVGNWKVFESRFDRFRPVVRDRWRENAGPGAGILFDLGSHLIDQALVLFGVPDRVQADVMIQREGGQSDDGFFVTLHYGEKRVYLRSNPFIAGETPRFELHGTEGSFIKHGLDPQEAALRDGNLSPDVLETGTLTREETSALAIEPGRYVDFYRELAASFIARRPLVPLSDAILTTRVIELARLSSDEQRTIDY encoded by the coding sequence ATGATCAATACGATTTTAGTCGGCTTCGGTTTCTCCGCGACGACATTTCATTTGCCGTTTTTAAAAGAGTTGGATGAATATAACGTGGTTGGAGTCGTCTCATCACGGCCGGACGATGTGCACCATCACTTGCCGAACGTGCATGTGTACGCGTCACTCGAAGCGGCACTACAGAGCGAGGCGACCTTATTCATTATCACGACGCCGTCCCATCTACATAAAGACATGGTCGAGGCGTGCTTGAAAGCAGGGAAAGACGTCCTCGTCGAGAAACCCGCGTTCTTGACCGTCGCGGAAGGAGAGGCGCTCCGTCACCTTGAGGAGAACAGCCAGGGGATCGTCAACGTATTCCACAATCGACGGATGGACGGGGACTTCCTAACTGTCAAAGCGCTACTTGAAGGTGCTGAGGTCGGGAACTGGAAAGTGTTCGAGTCACGCTTTGACCGCTTCCGTCCTGTGGTCCGTGACCGTTGGCGTGAGAATGCAGGTCCAGGGGCGGGCATCTTGTTCGACCTCGGCAGTCATTTGATCGACCAAGCGCTCGTCTTGTTCGGTGTCCCGGACCGGGTCCAAGCGGACGTGATGATTCAGCGTGAAGGGGGGCAGTCGGACGACGGGTTCTTTGTCACACTCCATTACGGAGAAAAACGGGTCTATCTTCGTTCGAACCCGTTCATCGCCGGCGAGACGCCTCGCTTCGAGTTGCATGGGACGGAAGGGAGTTTCATCAAACACGGTCTCGATCCACAAGAAGCGGCACTGCGAGATGGGAATCTGTCACCGGACGTGTTAGAGACGGGAACATTGACCCGAGAAGAGACGAGTGCGCTCGCCATCGAGCCCGGTCGCTATGTCGACTTTTATCGTGAACTCGCGGCTAGTTTTATCGCCCGCCGTCCGCTCGTTCCATTGAGCGACGCGATTTTGACGACACGAGTCATCGAACTCGCCCGATTGTCCTCAGACGAACAGCGAACAATTGATTATTGA
- a CDS encoding PTS sugar transporter subunit IIC, protein MVIIQGIALLLLILALFTLFSYKAPFGMKAMGALAGAAIASFLVEAFNAYAIGGLLPLPLYEEVGQAAGSLSGPAAAALVAIALGINPVYALMLGLSVSGFGILPGFFAGYILGLLGRRMDKHLPAGVDMIFYVIVMAPLARLVAIGVDPLVSNTLAQIGAVIELAATQNPIVMGLVLGGIVTVVSTSPLSSMALTAMLGLTGVPMAIAALALTASISMNFLLFKRLNIGTKKDQLSVAIEPLTQADLISANPIPIYSVNFIGGAMAGLVVAMTGMVNNAPGSAAGVPGLLVMYGFNDWQTVTVTAIIVFGIGIVAGLVGSKLFKNFPIVSQSEKTIEAEEAA, encoded by the coding sequence ATGGTGATCATACAAGGGATTGCACTGTTACTATTGATTCTCGCACTTTTTACATTGTTCAGTTACAAAGCCCCGTTCGGCATGAAAGCGATGGGGGCGCTCGCCGGGGCAGCCATCGCCAGTTTCTTGGTCGAAGCGTTCAACGCCTACGCGATCGGTGGGCTGTTGCCGCTCCCGCTCTATGAAGAAGTCGGTCAGGCCGCCGGATCGCTATCCGGGCCAGCTGCGGCGGCACTCGTTGCGATCGCGCTCGGAATCAATCCGGTGTACGCGCTCATGCTCGGACTGTCCGTCTCAGGATTCGGCATCTTGCCTGGATTCTTCGCCGGATACATTTTAGGACTACTCGGTCGTCGGATGGATAAACATTTACCGGCCGGAGTCGACATGATTTTCTATGTCATCGTCATGGCACCGCTCGCTCGACTCGTCGCCATCGGCGTCGACCCGCTCGTCTCGAACACGCTCGCCCAGATCGGGGCGGTCATCGAACTCGCAGCAACGCAAAACCCGATCGTCATGGGGCTCGTCCTAGGCGGGATCGTCACGGTCGTTTCGACATCGCCGCTCAGTTCGATGGCACTCACGGCCATGCTCGGTCTCACAGGTGTGCCGATGGCTATCGCCGCGCTCGCCTTGACGGCATCGATCTCGATGAACTTCTTGTTGTTCAAGCGTTTGAACATCGGGACGAAGAAAGACCAACTGTCGGTCGCGATCGAACCGCTCACGCAAGCCGACCTCATCTCGGCCAACCCGATTCCTATCTATAGCGTCAACTTCATCGGTGGCGCCATGGCCGGTCTCGTCGTCGCGATGACAGGGATGGTCAACAACGCACCGGGCTCGGCCGCCGGTGTCCCTGGACTGCTCGTCATGTATGGGTTCAATGATTGGCAAACCGTCACCGTGACGGCCATCATCGTCTTCGGGATCGGAATCGTCGCCGGTCTCGTCGGCAGCAAGCTATTTAAAAACTTCCCGATCGTCTCACAAAGCGAGAAGACAATCGAAGCAGAAGAAGCAGCATAA
- a CDS encoding GNAT family N-acetyltransferase has protein sequence MIRLATKRDASNIANLIEQRAVALNEQGSDQWTEYLEQDLLKRVETDIASGDVYVYEQEDAILASIALLPPDEWDHALWEDGERGQYIHRIVVSERLKGQGVGQQLMEHVLEEADGDHPIRLDCVADNSFLNEYYPRFGFVYVGSRNGYNTFEYGLEESVSA, from the coding sequence ATGATTCGACTCGCGACGAAACGCGATGCCTCAAACATCGCGAACTTAATCGAACAACGAGCCGTAGCGCTAAATGAACAAGGAAGCGACCAATGGACGGAATATTTGGAGCAAGATTTGTTGAAACGGGTAGAGACCGACATCGCTAGCGGTGACGTATATGTATATGAACAAGAAGATGCCATATTGGCCTCGATCGCCTTGCTTCCACCGGACGAGTGGGACCATGCCTTATGGGAAGATGGCGAGCGCGGTCAATATATTCACCGCATCGTCGTCAGCGAACGGTTGAAAGGCCAAGGCGTCGGTCAACAGTTGATGGAGCATGTCCTCGAAGAAGCGGACGGAGATCATCCGATTCGCCTCGACTGCGTCGCGGACAACTCGTTCTTGAACGAGTATTACCCGCGGTTCGGCTTCGTGTACGTCGGTTCACGCAACGGATACAATACGTTCGAATACGGGCTCGAGGAGAGCGTCAGTGCATGA
- a CDS encoding cation-transporting P-type ATPase, whose protein sequence is MEIENQKWHALEPDTVREHLETDVDHGLSKEEVSSRQEKYGKNVLPEKEKTPEIIKFLRQFNDVLVYVLLGAAVVTGFLGEYIDTIVILLVVTIIAVVGYLQENKAEQALEGIKKLLETKASVVRDGKQVQVDSSELVVGDVMVLAAGDKVPADARVIQAEKFKVEESALTGEATTVEKKIQVVAEDAVLGDRKNMIYSGTSVATGSAKALVTSIGEGTELGQINASIAEVETVKTPLIRQTTKFGQTVSIAILVISIAIYAFGYFFRDYDPIELMLTTIGLAVAAIPEGLPAVISIILALGVRNMAEKKAIVRSLPSVETLGAVSVICTDKTGTLTKNEMTVKQVVTANHDIEVSGSGYAPDGDLEINGQPFDLDDDPSMVDLLTVGKTCNDAQLYQEEGKWVVNGDPTEACLLTLAEKAEQPIERLKVISKIPFDSEYKYMATLVDYKDERMIFIKGAPDRLFDMAENGDFDRAYWDEKRKEIADRGQRVLGGGFKRVDRSKETVDHEDVEDGITFLGLYGIVDPPRPEAIEAVAACRDAGIRIKMITGDHKDTAVAIARELGMEVEGALEGKELTNMSDEEIKEASVHNDVFARTSPNDKLRLVKGLQQNGLITSMTGDGVNDAPALKRADIGVAMGIKGTEVAKEASQMVLVDDNFKTVYNAVREGRRVYDNLKKTILFLLPTNGGQALLVAMSILLGAAAPLSPVQILWVNMVVAITLSLAIAFEPLEESTMKRPPRPANVPLLSKYYVFRIIFVSILIGGGSLAINYLLADYDFSTAKLQTITLNTIVMAQLFHLYNCRTELAPAFNRHFFDNKIAFLVSGLLIALQLFITYVPFMHTLFGTAALDLGDWLFPVVFGFIVFVIVEIEKAISRRVIGDKNIH, encoded by the coding sequence ATGGAGATTGAGAATCAAAAATGGCACGCCCTCGAACCGGACACGGTGAGGGAACATCTCGAGACAGACGTCGATCATGGCCTATCAAAAGAGGAAGTGTCGAGTCGTCAAGAAAAATACGGGAAAAACGTGTTACCCGAGAAGGAGAAGACGCCAGAAATCATAAAGTTTTTACGGCAATTCAACGACGTCCTCGTCTACGTTCTTCTCGGTGCCGCCGTCGTGACCGGGTTCCTCGGGGAGTACATCGACACAATCGTCATCTTGCTCGTCGTGACGATCATCGCCGTCGTCGGTTATCTACAAGAGAACAAAGCCGAACAGGCACTTGAAGGGATCAAAAAGTTGCTCGAGACGAAAGCGAGCGTCGTCCGTGACGGGAAACAGGTTCAAGTCGACTCGAGCGAGCTCGTTGTCGGCGACGTCATGGTGCTCGCGGCCGGGGATAAAGTACCGGCCGATGCCCGCGTTATCCAAGCTGAAAAATTTAAAGTGGAAGAATCCGCACTGACCGGTGAAGCGACGACCGTCGAGAAAAAAATCCAAGTCGTAGCGGAAGACGCCGTCCTCGGGGACCGGAAGAACATGATTTACTCCGGTACGAGTGTCGCTACGGGCAGTGCTAAAGCACTCGTCACGTCAATCGGGGAAGGGACGGAACTTGGTCAAATCAACGCGTCGATCGCTGAAGTGGAGACGGTGAAGACGCCGCTCATCCGTCAGACGACGAAGTTCGGACAGACCGTTTCAATCGCGATTCTCGTCATCTCGATCGCCATCTATGCGTTCGGATACTTCTTCCGCGATTACGATCCAATCGAACTGATGCTGACGACGATCGGTCTTGCCGTTGCCGCTATTCCGGAAGGATTGCCGGCCGTCATTTCCATCATTCTCGCGCTCGGCGTTCGCAATATGGCCGAGAAGAAAGCGATCGTCCGAAGTCTACCATCGGTCGAGACGCTAGGTGCCGTTTCGGTCATCTGTACGGATAAGACGGGTACGTTGACGAAGAACGAAATGACCGTCAAGCAAGTCGTGACCGCGAACCATGACATTGAAGTGTCAGGGAGCGGATATGCGCCAGACGGAGACCTCGAGATTAACGGGCAACCGTTCGACCTCGACGACGATCCCTCGATGGTCGATTTGCTTACGGTCGGGAAAACGTGTAACGACGCCCAGCTTTATCAAGAAGAAGGCAAATGGGTCGTCAACGGCGATCCGACCGAGGCGTGTCTTTTGACGCTCGCTGAAAAAGCGGAGCAGCCGATCGAACGATTGAAAGTCATCTCGAAGATTCCGTTTGATTCAGAGTACAAATATATGGCCACGCTCGTCGACTATAAAGATGAGCGGATGATCTTTATAAAAGGAGCCCCGGACCGCCTATTCGACATGGCGGAGAACGGAGACTTTGACCGTGCGTATTGGGACGAAAAACGGAAAGAGATCGCCGACCGCGGCCAGCGCGTGCTCGGAGGCGGGTTCAAGCGAGTCGATCGATCCAAAGAGACGGTCGACCATGAGGACGTCGAAGACGGCATCACGTTCTTAGGACTGTACGGCATCGTCGACCCACCTCGTCCAGAGGCGATTGAAGCGGTCGCGGCTTGCCGTGACGCAGGCATTCGGATCAAGATGATCACCGGCGACCATAAAGATACGGCCGTCGCCATCGCCCGTGAGCTCGGGATGGAAGTCGAAGGGGCGCTCGAAGGGAAAGAATTGACGAACATGTCTGACGAGGAAATCAAAGAAGCCTCGGTCCATAACGACGTCTTCGCACGGACGAGCCCGAATGACAAACTTCGCCTCGTCAAAGGGCTCCAACAGAACGGGCTCATCACATCGATGACCGGTGACGGCGTCAACGATGCCCCGGCCTTGAAACGGGCCGATATCGGGGTTGCCATGGGTATTAAAGGGACCGAGGTCGCGAAAGAGGCATCCCAGATGGTGCTCGTCGACGATAACTTTAAAACGGTCTACAACGCGGTCCGTGAGGGGCGTCGCGTCTATGACAACTTGAAGAAGACCATCTTGTTCCTCTTGCCGACAAACGGAGGACAGGCGCTTCTCGTCGCGATGAGCATTCTGCTCGGGGCGGCCGCGCCGCTTAGCCCGGTTCAAATCTTATGGGTCAACATGGTCGTCGCCATCACGCTCTCGCTCGCCATTGCCTTCGAGCCGCTCGAAGAGAGTACGATGAAACGGCCGCCGCGCCCGGCGAACGTGCCGCTTTTGAGTAAGTATTACGTCTTCCGCATCATCTTCGTCTCGATCCTAATCGGTGGAGGGAGTCTCGCCATCAACTATTTACTCGCCGACTATGATTTCTCGACGGCGAAATTGCAGACGATCACGCTGAACACGATCGTCATGGCCCAGCTGTTCCACTTGTACAACTGTCGGACGGAACTCGCACCGGCGTTTAATCGACATTTCTTCGATAACAAGATCGCGTTTCTCGTCTCGGGTCTCTTGATTGCGCTTCAACTGTTCATCACGTATGTGCCGTTCATGCATACGCTGTTCGGAACAGCCGCGCTTGACCTTGGCGATTGGCTCTTCCCGGTTGTTTTCGGGTTCATTGTCTTCGTCATCGTCGAGATCGAGAAAGCAATCTCGCGCCGTGTCATCGGCGACAAGAACATCCACTGA